Proteins encoded within one genomic window of Brassica rapa cultivar Chiifu-401-42 chromosome A09, CAAS_Brap_v3.01, whole genome shotgun sequence:
- the LOC103842933 gene encoding protein PLANT CADMIUM RESISTANCE 2, producing the protein MEVEGKPQADGEWSTGFCDCFLDCSNCCMTFWCPCVTFGQIAEIVDQGSSSCGTTGALYMLLAWFTGCGCIYSCFYRTKMRKQYNLKGSECGDCLKHFFCELCALTQAYRELTNRGFDVALGWHGNVERQNGGVAMGAPVVQGGMMR; encoded by the exons ATGGAAGTTGAAGGCAAACCTCAAGCTGACGGTGAATGGTCCACCGGTTTCTGCGATTGCTTCTTGGATTGTTCCAACT GTTGTATGACATTTTGGTGTCCTTGCGTTACCTTTGGCCAAATCGCAGAGATTGTAGACCAAGGTTCATCTT cATGTGGTACGACTGGTGCGTTGTATATGTTACTAGCGTGGTTCACGGGATGTGGGTGCATCTACTCGTGCTTTTACCGAACTAAGATGAGAAAACAATACAATCTTAAGGGTAGCGAATGTGGAGATTGTCTCAAACATTTCTTCTGTGAGCTTTGTGCCTTAACTCAAGCCTATCGCGAGCTCACCAACCGTGGTTTTGATGTAGCCCTTG GATGGCACGGAAACGTTGAACGTCAAAATGGCGGCGTTGCAATGGGTGCCCCGGTTGTGCAGGGCGGCATGATGAGATGA
- the LOC103842934 gene encoding protein PLANT CADMIUM RESISTANCE 2: MEAQHLHGKPQAEGEWSTGFCDCFSDCKNCCITCWCPCITFGQVAEIVDQGSTTCGTAGALYALINAVTGCACIYSCFYRGKMRAQYNIEGSDCGDCLKHFFCELCALTQQYRELKNRGFNMDLGWVGNVQRQQNQGAEMGAPVFQGGMNR, from the exons ATGGAAGCTCAACACCTTCATGGCAAGCCTCAAGCTGAAGGAGAATGGTCCACAGGATTCTGTGATTGCTTCTCCGACTGCAAAAACT GTTGTATCACATGCTGGTGTCCATGTATTACATTCGGCCAAGTCGCTGAGATTGTAGATCAAGGATCAACCA CGTGTGGCACGGCTGGAGCACTATACGCGTTAATAAACGCAGTAACGGGTTGCGCATGTATATACTCGTGTTTCTATCGTGGAAAGATGAGAGCTCAATACAATATCGAAGGCAGTGATTGTGGAGACTGCCTAAAACATTTCTTCTGCGAGCTCTGTGCTCTGACCCAACAATACCGTGAACTCAAGAACCGCGGTTTCAATATGGATCTTG GATGGGTGGGGAACGTACAGAGGCAGCAGAACCAAGGCGCCGAGATGGGTGCTCCTGTCTTTCAAGGTGGCATGAACCGTTGA
- the LOC103842935 gene encoding protein PLANT CADMIUM RESISTANCE 2, producing the protein MEAQHLHAKPRAEGEWSTGFCDCFSDCKNCCITCWCPCITFGQVAEIVDQGSTTCGTAGALYTLISCFTGCGCIYSCFYRGKMRAQYNIGGNDCGDCLKHFFCELCALTQQYRELKNRGFNMDLGWAGNVQRQQNQGVAMGAPVFQGGMTR; encoded by the exons ATGGAAGCTCAACACCTTCATGCTAAGCCTCGAGCTGAAGGAGAATGGTCCACAGGATTCTGTGATTGCTTCTCCGACTGCAAAAATT GTTGTATCACATGTTGGTGTCCATGTATTACATTTGGCCAAGTCGCTGAGATTGTAGATCAAGGATCAACCA CGTGCGGTACGGCTGGAGCACTATACACGTTGATAAGTTGTTTCACGGGTTGTGGATGTATATACTCGTGTTTCTATCGTGGAAAGATGAGAGCTCAATACAATATTGGAGGCAATGATTGTGGAGACTGCCTTAAACATTTCTTCTGCGAGCTCTGTGCTCTTACCCAACAATACCGTGAACTCAAAAACCGTGGTTTCAATATGGATCTTG GATGGGCTGGGAACGTACAGAGGCAGCAGAACCAAGGCGTGGCGATGGGTGCTCCAGTCTTCCAAGGCGGCATGACCCGCTAA
- the LOC103842936 gene encoding nudix hydrolase 18, mitochondrial isoform X1: protein MVCVVSRTGRQFQRYNKGRRQVVGCIPYRLKTSSDGIVSDEFEVLVISSQKGHALMFPKGGWELDESIEEAALRESLEEAGVIGDVERQLGKWDFLSKSRGTFYEGLMFPMLVKEELELWPEQHLRQRMWMKVDEAREACRDWWMKEALDVLVHRLSSPPPSVMKPMEEDKTVPLISIC from the exons ATGGTGTGTGTGGTCTCTCGTACGGGTCGTCAGTTCCAAAGATACAATAAGGGACGCCGTCAGGTCGTAGG GTGTATTCCGTATAGACTCAAAACTTCAAGCGATGGCATAGTTAGCGATGAATTTGAAGTGTTGGTTATCTCATCACAAAAAGGTCATGCTCTAATGTTCCCAAAG GGTGGTTGGGAGCTTGATGAGTCTATAGAAGAAGCTGCTTTAAGAGAGTCTCTGGAAGAAGCTGGAGTTATTGGAGACGTTGAG AGACAACTTGGAAAATGGGATTTCTTAAGCAAAAGCAGAGGAACATTCTATGAAGGACTAATGTTCCCAATGCTTGTGAAAGAAGAGCTTGAACTTTGGCCTGAACAACATCTTCGTCAAAGAATGTGGATGAAAGTAGATGAAGCAAGAGAAGCTTGTAGAGACTGGTGGATGAAAGAAGCTTTAGATGTTTTGGTTCACAGGCTTTCTTCACCACCACCATCAGTTATGAAGCCTATGGAAGAAGACAAGACAGTTCCATTGATCTCTATCTGCTGA
- the LOC103842936 gene encoding nudix hydrolase 18, mitochondrial isoform X2, with product MVCVVSRTGRQFQRYNKGRRQVVGLKTSSDGIVSDEFEVLVISSQKGHALMFPKGGWELDESIEEAALRESLEEAGVIGDVERQLGKWDFLSKSRGTFYEGLMFPMLVKEELELWPEQHLRQRMWMKVDEAREACRDWWMKEALDVLVHRLSSPPPSVMKPMEEDKTVPLISIC from the exons ATGGTGTGTGTGGTCTCTCGTACGGGTCGTCAGTTCCAAAGATACAATAAGGGACGCCGTCAGGTCGTAGG ACTCAAAACTTCAAGCGATGGCATAGTTAGCGATGAATTTGAAGTGTTGGTTATCTCATCACAAAAAGGTCATGCTCTAATGTTCCCAAAG GGTGGTTGGGAGCTTGATGAGTCTATAGAAGAAGCTGCTTTAAGAGAGTCTCTGGAAGAAGCTGGAGTTATTGGAGACGTTGAG AGACAACTTGGAAAATGGGATTTCTTAAGCAAAAGCAGAGGAACATTCTATGAAGGACTAATGTTCCCAATGCTTGTGAAAGAAGAGCTTGAACTTTGGCCTGAACAACATCTTCGTCAAAGAATGTGGATGAAAGTAGATGAAGCAAGAGAAGCTTGTAGAGACTGGTGGATGAAAGAAGCTTTAGATGTTTTGGTTCACAGGCTTTCTTCACCACCACCATCAGTTATGAAGCCTATGGAAGAAGACAAGACAGTTCCATTGATCTCTATCTGCTGA
- the LOC103843180 gene encoding uncharacterized protein LOC103843180, producing the protein MRKKKPKKSPSAKLSKSLGSSPPTKPPPSISPPPICDEGNLISPVVEEAFDAHLGSPAVVDAQPTRDSADLIPLHVDSDFAKTVIVDCSTDPSSDKIAPLNPQIELSPAVLPGSSSISPPVEAVSEEVFSLSNVELAKADAKDAPLGSQSAVPKDPSPPVLEEKEVKAQMASTDSWCDRAKGVKQLSKKGEAFTLPSGEACIKIPNSVIEKNRKSWEPFVLGQFYSDPPSQGTLHNIVNGIWSKHYRDIAVSKMEGFSFLFRIPNAATRSRVIKQKLWQIEGQTMFVDKWEPGIIPTKPELTSAPIWLELRKVPFQFFNEDGLERIAGLVGHPKFLHPSTANKTNLEVAKVFTIIDPRKPLPEAVNVQFDSGVISRVLVSSPWMPPVCGFCKEIGHSTRRCPTAPKPCSVCSSSDHISSKCPQAPKSEVRGRKTRRSRSRNKQKWVVMDPQKALTLPQIEQSPPASPAVTPQVKTSLVDVSLQSKLGTEKDMARGEPSGSSDHLRSNLPRSVSANSRSSQPDLQPDSSDVESSDSDLEEGKIWLVWHPSVLVTIISKSLQMITAEVMWPSVQTKIIVSIIYASNDSEERLHLWSELEALVLALHSKPWIILGDFNQIRDPTEHSKPASLNLDKKMRDLNQSLLSAGVDDLNFRGNTFTWWNKQKLNPIAKKLDRALVNEDWYFEFPSSVAYFGSPEFSDHAVVSILLDPSIAKAKKPFSCWFSFNVTGSAMFRVSRKLKLLKKCIKDYSKQNYSGIEKRTAQALEKLVNAQNIMLACPTTHNAEVELKEMRVWEELSTAETSFFFQRSRINWLTYGDGSSRLFHRYAASRQAINHIHFLVGDNGVRIDSLPAIQEQCINYFSDLLGGPASPTMFEQSDLDLLFDFKCSAEHAANFRKEFSSMDIKDAFFSLPKNKTGGPDGYSSEFFTASWSVVGPEVTEAVKEFFRSGSILKQWNAANLVLIPKIPNASHPSEFRPISCLNTIYKVIAKLLASRLKEILPLMISKAQSAFLPGRLLAENVLLATDLVNGYNTRNITARGMLKVDLRKAFDSVRWDFILASLRALEIPQSYINLISQCLTTASFSVSVNGSTGGFFKSSRGIRQGDPLSPYLFVLAMECFSRLLLSRYEAGSIGYHPRTESLKISHLMFADDVMVFFDGSSNSLHGISECLDDFASWSGLHMNASKTELFTAGLDHGETQAIASYGFPTGNLPIRYLGLPLMSRKLKIAEYAPLMNKITKSFNAWSVKLLSFAGRLQLLRTVIFGLINFWVSAFMLPKGCIAAIESLCSRFLWSGNIDKKGIAKIAWTTVCLPKKEGGLGLRSINVWNQVLGLRFVWLLLSNAPSLWVDWHKSFHLTGNSFWTIEPSSSDSWAWKRLLKLRPLALQFCNSVVGNGVSTRALRLRKEATVADATNGANWSLPHPRSDQEVELHSYLTTLSLPLPTDIDDCFEWKAADSPMNVFTSQATWEVLRPRQPIQPWHDIVWFKGAVPKLAFTMWVANYDRLPTRARLASWGLSIPIICPFCNAMPETRDHLLLSCQYSSQVWSLVFSRCSSSQRRIADWDELLSWIRAAQSRTNLLLRKLASQAVVFHLWKQRNNLIHNNASMPAASVFRDIDKVMKNIISSRRSKKVFSSLMVLWIR; encoded by the exons atgaggaagaagaaaccCAAAAAGTCCCCGTCGGCGAAGCTCTCGAAATCGTTGGGCTCTTCTCCACCGACCAAGCCTCCGCCGTCTATCTCTCCGCCCCCCATTTGCGATGAAGGAAACCTCATCTCTCCAGTCGTAGAGGAAGCTTTTGATGCCCACCTTGGCTCCCCAGCTGTAGTGGATGCTCAACCAACTCGCGACTCCGCAGATCTGATCCCCCTTCATGTTGATTCTGATTTTGCGAAGACAGTGATCGTTGATTGCTCGACGGATCCATCTTCAGACAAGATCGCACCCCTAAACCCCCAAATCGAGTTGAGCCCCGCAGTGTTGCCTGGTAGCTCCTCGATCTCACCACCAGTCGAAGCAGTGTCGGAGGAAGTCTTTTCGTTATCAAATGTGGAATTAGCTAAAGCTGATGCCAAGGACGCGCCCTTGGGCTCGCAGTCTGCTGTTCCAAAGGACCCTTCTCCTCCGGTTCTCGAAGAGAAGGAGGTTAAAGCTCAGATGGCGTCCACCGATTCTTGGTGCGATCGAGCAAAAGGAGTTAAGCAACTGTCTAAAAAAGGCGAAGCTTTCACCCTCCCTTCGGGGGAAGCATGTATCAAGATTCCCAACTCTGTGATTGAGAAGAATCGCAAGTCCTGGGAACCATTTGTGCTTGGTCAATTCTACTCCGACCCTCCTTCTCAGGGAACTTTACATAACATTGTGAATGGGATATGGAGTAAGCACTACAGGGACATTGCCGTCTCAAAAATGGAAGgcttttcctttttgtttcgAATCCCAAATGCTGCGACGAGAAGTAGAGTGATTAAGCAGAAGCTGTGGCAGATTGAAGGGCAGACCATGTTTGTGGACAAATGGGAACCTGGTATTATTCCCACAAAGCCTGAGCTCACCTCTGCCCCTATCTGGCTTGAACTGCGGAAGGTCCCCTTCCAGTTCTTCAACGAAGACGGTCTAGAGCGTATAGCGGGTCTGGTGGGTCACCCCAAGTTCCTGCACCCTTCGACTgcaaataaaactaatttagAAGTGGCTAAAGTTTTTACCATCATTGATCCAAGGAAGCCGCTTCCTGAGGCGGTAAATGTACAGTTCGACTCCGGGGTCATTAGTAGAGTGCTTGTTTCAAGTCCTTGGATGCCTCCGGTGTGCGGATTCTGCAAAGAGATCGGTCATTCTACTAGAAGATGCCCGACTGCCCCCAAGCCTTGCTCTGTGTGTAGCTCGTCTGATCATATTTCATCGAAATGTCCTCAAGCTCCAAAATCCGAAGTTAGAGGGAGGAAGACCAGGAGAAGCAGATCAAGAAACAAGCAGAAATGGGTAGTGATGGATCCTCAAAAGGCGCTTACCTTGCCGCAAATTGAACAGTCTCCGCCAGCCTCTCCTGCAGTTACTCCGCAAGTTAAGACTAGTCTGGTGGACGTGTCTCTTCAATCAAAATTGGGCACAGAGAAAGATATGGCAAGAGGAGAGCCTAGTGGCTCATCTGATCACCTTCGTTCGAATCTCCCAAGAAGTGTATCCGCTAACTCGCGTTCTTCTCAGCCTGACCTGCAACCCGACTCATCAGATGTTGAGTCGTCTGACTCTGACCTCGAGGAGG GGAAAATTTGGTTGGTGTGGCACCCATCTGTTTTGGTCACTATAATCTCCAAGTCCCTTCAGATGATCACTGCTGAGGTTATGTGGCCTTCGGTTCAGACTAAGATCATCGTCTCCATTATCTACGCCTCTAACGACTCAGAGGAACGATTACATCTGTGGTCGGAGTTAGAGGCTCTGGTGCTCGCTCTGCATTCCAAACCCTGGATTATCCTAGGTGACTTTAACCAGATTAGGGACCCCACCGAGCATTCCAAGCCGGCATCTCTGAACTTGGACAAGAAAATGAGGGATTTAAATCAGAGTCTGCTGTCCGCTGGTGTGGACGATTTGAACTTCAGGGGTAACACTTTCACCTGGTGGAATAAGCAGAAGCTGAATCCGATAGCTAAGAAGCTTGACCGAGCCTTGGTTAACGAAGATTGGTACTTTGAGTTTCCCTCCTCGGTCGCCTATTTTGGGAGCCCGGAGTTCTCGGATCACGCGGTTGTCTCCATCCTGCTTGACCCCTCCATCGCCAAGGCTAAAAAGCCCTTCAG TTGCTGGTTCTCTTTTAATGTCACAGGTTCAGCAATGTTTAGGGTCTCCCGTAAACTGAAGCTGTTAAAGAAATGCATTAAGGACTACAGCAAGCAGAACTACTCAGGAATCGAAAAAAGAACGGCTCAGGCCCTTGAAAAGTTGGTGAACGCGCAGAACATCATGCTGGCTTGTCCCACAACGCATAACGCGGAGGTTGAGCTTAAAGAGATGAGGGTTTGGGAGGAGCTGTCAACTGCTGAGACCTCTTTCTTTTTTCAGAGATCGAGGATCAACTGGTTAACTTATGGTGATGGTAGCTCGCGCCTGTTCCATAGATATGCAGCGTCAAGGCAAGCAATCAACCATATACACTTCCTTGTCGGTGACAATGGAGTGAGAATTGACTCTCTCCCTGCGATCCAGGAACAATGTATCAACTACTTCTCTGACCTCTTGGGTGGTCCTGCTTCGCCTACTATGTTTGAGCAGAGTGATCTTGACCTCTTATTCGACTTTAAGTGCTCAGCGGAACATGCGGCAAATTTCAGGAAAGAGTTCTCGTCGATGGATATTAAAGACGCTTTTTTCTCTCTCCCCAAAAATAAAACAGGGGGGCCTGACGGCTATTCTTCGGAATTCTTCACCGCCTCATGGTCTGTGGTTGGTCCGGAAGTGACTGAGGCTGTCAAGGAGTTCTTTCGTTCTGGTTCTATTCTCAAGCAATGGAATGCGGCTAACCTCGTACTGATTCCCAAAATTCCTAACGCTTCAcatccgtcggaatttcgtccTATCTCTTGCCTCAATACAATATACAAGGTGATTGCTAAGCTGCTGGCGTCAAGATTAAAGGAAATTCTTCCTCTCATGATCTCTAAGGCGCAGTCTGCTTTCCTTCCTGGCCGGCTCCTAGCGGAAAATGTCCTTCTGGCTACTGATCTGGTAAATGGCTACAACACCAGGAACATAACCGCAAGAGGAATGCTGAAGGTAGATCTCAGGAAAGCGTTTGACTCGGTCAGATGGGACTTCATCTTGGCCTCGCTTAGAGCTCTGGAAATACCGCAGAGCTACATCAATCTGATCTCGCAATGCCTCACGACTGCTTCGTTCTCTGTCTCGGTTAATGGCTCTACCGGTGGTTTTTTCAAGAGCTCTAGAGGTATTAGACAGGGGGACCCTCTGTCCCCCTATCTCTTTGTGTTAGCTATGGAGTGCTTCTCGCGACTGCTCCTGTCGAGGTACGAAGCGGGAAGCATAGGCTACCATCCAAGAACAGAGAGCTTAAAGATATCCCACTTGATGTTCGCGGATGATGTCATGGTCTTCTTTGATGGCAGTAGCAACAGCTTGCATGGTATCTCGGAATGTCTCGATGATTTTGCCTCATGGTCTGGCCTGCACATGAATGCATCGAAGACTGAGCTATTCACTGCGGGACTTGACCATGGTGAAACCCAAGCTATCGCTAGCTATGGTTTCCCCACTGGTAACCTCCCCATAAGATACCTTGGACTTCCCCTTATGAGCCGCAAGTTAAAAATAGCGGAATATGCTCCTCTCATGAACAAGATCACTAAAAGCTTCAATGCATGGTCAGTTAAGCTCCTATCGTTCGCGGGTAGGCTTCAACTCCTAAGAACTGTGATTTTTGGGCTCATCAACTTCTGGGTCTCTGCTTTTATGCTACCAAAGGGATGCATCGCGGCTATAGAATCTCTATGTTCTCGATTCCTATGGTCTGGCAACATCGATAAGAAGGGCATTGCAAAGATAGCTTGGACCACAGTGTGTCTACCAAAGAAAGAAGGAGGGTTGGGTTTAAGAAGCATCAATGTCTGGAATCAAGTCCTAGGTCTGAGGTTTGTCTGGTTATTGCTCTCTAACGCCCCCTCTCTTTGGGTGGACTGGCACAAGAGTTTTCACCTCACTGGTAATTCGTTTTGGACTATTGAGCCATCATCATCAGACTCTTGGGCTTGGAAACGATTACTGAAGCTTAGACCCCTGGCGCTTCAGTTTTGCAACTCGGTGGTGGGTAATGGGGTAAGCACGAG AGCGCTTCGACTGAGAAAGGAAGCCACGGTCGCTGATGCTACAAATGGCGCAAACTGGTCACTACCTCACCCAAGATCTGATCAGGAAGTGGAACTTCACTCTTATTTAACTACCTTATCTCTTCCATTACCTACTGATATTGATGATTGTTTTGAGTGGAAAGCTGCTGACTCTCCGATGAATGTTTTTACCTCACAGGCCACCTGGGAGGTGCTACGACCGAGACAGCCGATTCAACCCTGGCACGACATTGTGTGGTTCAAAGGAGCTGTCCCGAAGCTCGCTTTCACGATGTGGGTAGCTAACTACGACAGATTACCAACAAGAGCTAGACTGGCGTCATGGGGTCTCTCTATTCCCATTATCTGCCCCTTCTGTAACGCAATGCCTGAAACCAGGGACCATCTGCTCCTCTCATGCCAATATAGCTCTCAAGTATGGTCTTTAGTCTTCAGTAGATGCAGTAGTTCTCAGCGGAGAATTGCAGACTGGGATGAGCTTTTATCTTGGATTCGAGCCGCCCAATCTAGGACAAACCTTCTGCTAAGGAAGCTGGCTTCGCAAGCGGTTGTGTTCCATCTTTGGAAGCAGAGGAACAACCTGATCCATAACAACGCCTCTATGCCTGCAGCAAGCGTTTTCAGGGATATTGACAAGGTGATGAAGAACATCATCTCTTCCAGGAGATCGAAAAAAGTATTTAGCTCACTTATGGTTCTTTGGATTCGATAG